A window of Cheilinus undulatus linkage group 1, ASM1832078v1, whole genome shotgun sequence contains these coding sequences:
- the fhod1 gene encoding FH1/FH2 domain-containing protein 1 isoform X3 translates to MASIVCRVQYLEDTDPFICTNFPEPRRPPTVNVEENLPLSEQIAGIHKLLEAPLKLEECTLQLAPNGNYLDLDLSMAEQRDELESFYEDLAKGKKPILILRTQLSVRVHSILEKLYNSQGPELRRSLFSLKQLFQDDKDLVPEFVASEGLTCFIKVGAEADTNYQNYILRALSQIMLFVDGMHGVINHNETVQWLYTLSGSLSRLVVKTTLKLLIVFVEYSESNSPLLINAVNTVDEKRGVKPWSYLMEVLEERNGSDTELLMFAMTLINKTLAVLPDQDSFYDVTDSLEQLGMETIIFKHMNNRGTEPDLRAQFTIYETALRYEDGDMDDSSPHLRKERRKMGTGEQEGRKNRRSSSQNMPDLLPSPSVSSPVPTAILPPTTENTFLSPSVSPAISPAISPAISPAVSPVISPAISPAISPAISPAVSPAISSPSPTAGSDSRASSPLISEPGSPASSPSGSQRGSPLPPHSASNGTIATEQDVKSPTSPSSPSDLSHQERTSQSNQEQPVKTETTKTSLNSGEDDLFSCSDDRNVNPNKPVLRKFEDTFLHRLAAAQWEKKRRSKHLSQSRLSSSDDVITPSLKPTEGLGGEESSRQVSTSSSLDSNGHSDSQNDPASSVQRPSSTLSSDKKFLLDMLYSRNSASAPLSQTAAAAPDTTEEESSFQPGGDVGSRGRLLVVRLSSFNAQPVEPTGPSESSASRRAELEGLEGSAQAALARLAEERQNRNLRQQSSIDMESHARRLESTQMSPLGPGGPPDAWEQLQPSAAALRIKDLDFSDLLDEEDIDVLDMDTFDSTSAPSCYSGLPPPAPPPPGMAGVPPPPPPPPPPPGPAGPPPPPPAPPLPGGLVPPPPPPPPPGAPPPPSSPSSAASTQKKKKTVKLFWKELKQADGPQKCRFGRGTVWASLDKVAVDTSKLEHLFESKAKELPVAKKGPETKKSEILVLDPKRSNAINIGMTVLPAIHVIKTAILNFDEFAISKEGIEKILTMTPTDEEKQKIQEAQLANPDVPLGTAEQFLFSLASISALTPRLQLWAFKLNYEALEKEIAEPLFDLKLGMEQLASNQTFKRILATLLAIGNFLNSSNAKGFELGYLEKVVEVKDTVHRQTLLHHTCCQVVDNYPESSDIYSEIPAITRSAKVDFELLSENLVQLERRCKASWDNLKVVAKHETKALLKNKLTEFLKDCTQRIIILKVVHRRVINRFHSFLLFLGQPSSSVRDIKVTSFCRIISEFSLEYRTTRERVLTMKRKRAAHRERTKTRGKMITETEKFSGAVPQEDSPSPVSMAAEAEPGQEEEHENMKNLLISSSLSADQRGLRRSRAVRSLGRVSPSQMSVAKEDGTSSQDDATDEIMDRLVKSVTQNPSDRPSSPKTRKRSRVNRKSLRRTLKSGLSLDVVQALGLNNKTADKV, encoded by the exons AGAAGCTGTATAACTCTCAGGGTCCAGAGCTCCGAcgctctctcttctctcttaaACAGCTCTTCCAG GATGATAAAGACCTGGTTCCAGAGTTTGTGGCGTCTGAAGGTTTGACGTGTTTTATCAAAGTTGGAGCAGAGGCCGACACTAACTACCAGAACTACATCCTGAGAG ctcTCAGTCAGATCATGCTGTTTGTGGACGGTATGCATGGAGTGATAAACCACAATGAGACAGTGCAGTGGCTGTACACACTGTCGGGGAGTCTG TCTCGTCTGGTGGTGAAGACAACTCTGAAGCTGCTCATCGTCTTTGTGGAATATTCAGAGTCCAACAGTCCTCTGCTCATTAACGCTGTCAACACAGTGGACGAAAAGAGAG gTGTGAAGCCATGGAGTTACCTGATGGAAGTCTTAGAGGAGAGAAATGGCTCAGACACAGAGCTGCTCATGTTTGCAATGACGCTCATCAACAAG ACTTTAGCCGTGCTCCCGGACCAGGACTCGTTCTACGATGTGACAGACAGTCTGGAGCAGCTGGGGATGGAGACGATCATCTTCAAACACATGAACAACAGAGGAACAGAGCCCGACCTGAGGGCTCAGTTCACCATCTATGAG ACAGCTCTGAGGTACGAGGACGGTGACATGGACGACTCCTCTCCTCACCTCCGTAAAGAGAGAAGGAAGATGGGCACTGGCGAGCAGGAGGGGCGAAAGAATCGCCGCTCCTCCAGCCAAAACATGCCTGACCTCCTCCCCTCTCCATCAGTTTCCTCCCCTGTCCCAACAGCAATCCTCCCTCCCACCACAGAGAATACCTTCCTCTCCCCCTCTGTTTCCCCTGCCATTTCCCCTGCCATTTCCCCTGCCATCTCTCCTGCCGTCTCTCCTGTCATATCTCCTGCCATATCTCCTGCCATCTCTCCAGCTATCTCTCCCGCTGTTTCTCCTGCCATCTCTTCCCCCAGTCCCACGGCAGGGTCGGACAGTAGGGCCTCATCCCCACTGATATCCGAACCCGGCAGCCCTGCTTCCAGCCCGTCCGGATCACAGAGAGGTTCTCCTCTGCCTCCCCACTCAGCCTCCAATGGTACCATAGCAACAGAGCAAGATGTAAAGTCACCGACGAGCCC CTCGTCGCCCTCAGACCTCTCCCACCAAGAGAGGACATCTCAGTCGAACCAGGAGCAGCCGGTGAAGACGGAGACGACTAAAACCAGTTTAAA CTCTGGGGAGGATGACCTGTTCAGCTG ctctgatgaCCGTAATGTTAACCCAAACAAGCCTGTTCTGAGGAAGTTTGA AGACACCTTCCTGCACCGCCTAGCAGCTGCACAGTgggagaagaagagaagaagtaAACACCTGAGCCAGTCCAGACTGTCCTCATCTGATGATGTCATAACCCCGAGCCTGAAGCCTACAGAGGGGCTTGGTGGTGAGGAGTCGTCCCGGCAGG TGTCGACCTCCAGCAGTTTGGATTCAAACGGACACTCAGACTCCCAGAATGACCCAG CCTCCTCAGTGCAGCGGCCGAGCAGTACTTTGTCCAGTGACAAGAAGTTTCTGCTGGACATGCTGTACTCCAGAAACTCTGCCTCAGCTCCCCTGAGccagactgctgctgctgctcctgacACCACCGAGGAAGAAAGCAGCTTCCAGCCTG GTGGAGATGTAGGTAGTCGGGGTCGTCTGTTGGTCGTGCGTCTGTCCAGCTTTAATGCTCAACCAGTGGAGCCCACAGGTCCCAGCGAGAGCAGCGCCTCCCGCAGGGCAGAGCTGGAGGGGCTGGAAGGTTCTGCACAAGCAGCTCTGGCCCGGCtggctgaagagagacag aacCGAAACCTCCGGCAGCAGAGCAGCATTGACATGGAGAGCCATGCTCGCCGTCTGGAGTCCACCCAGATGAGTCCTCTGGGCCCTGGAGGCCCTCCTGATGCCTGGGAGCAGCTGCAGCCAAGCGCCGCCGCCCTGCGCATCAAAGACCTGGACTTCTCGGACCTGCTGGATGAGGAGGACATTGACGTGTTGGACATGGACACCTTTGACTCCACCTCTGCCCCTTCCTGTTATTCTGGCctccctcctcctgctcctcctccaccaGGCATGGCCGGAgttccaccaccaccacctccccctccccctcctccaggCCCGGCCGgacctccccctcctcctcctgctcctccacTTCCAGGAGGTCTagttcctcctccacctcctccccctccacctggtgctccccctcctccttcctccccctcctcgGCAGCTTCCacccagaagaagaagaagacggtGAAGTTGTTCTGGAAGGAGCTGAAGCAGGCTGATGGGCCTCAGAAGTGTCGCTTTGGTCGGGGGACCGTGTGGGCGTCTCTTGACAAGGTGGCAGTGGACACCTCCAAACTCGAACACCTGTTTGAGTCTAAAGCCAAGGAGCTGCCTGTTGCCAAG AAAGGACCTGAGACAAAGAAGTCTGAGATTCTTGTTTTGGACCCAAAGAGGAGTAATGCTATCAACATCGGGATGACTGTCCTGCCTGCTATCCACGTCATCAAAACCGCCATCCTCAACTTTGACGAGTTCGCCATCAGTAAGGAGGGCATCGAG AAGATCCTGACCATGACCCCCACAGATGAGGAGAAGCAGAAGATCCAGGAGGCTCAGCTGGCCAATCCTGATGTTCCTCTTGGCACGGCAGAGCAGTTTCTGTTCAGCTTGGCCTCCATTAGCGCCTTGACTCCCCGCCTGCAGCTCTGGGCCTTTAAACTGAACTATGAGGCACTGGAGAAG GAGATCGCAGAGCCACTGTTTGACTTGAAGCTAGGCATGGAGCAGCTCGCCTCCAATCAGACCTTCAAGAGGATCCTTGCCACACTCCTGGCCATCGGGAACTTCCTCAACAGCTCCAAC GCTAAAGGCTTTGAGCTGGGTTACCTGGAGAAGGTGGTGGAGGTGAAGGACACCGTGCACCGTCAGACCCTGCTGCATCACACCTGCTGCCAGGTGGTGGACAATTACCCAGAATCCTCTGATATCTACTCAGAGATCCCTGCCATCACCCGCTCCGCCAAA GTGGACTTTGAGCTGCTGTCTGAGAACCTGGTCCAGCTGGAGAGACGCTGCAAAGCATCATGGGACAACCTGAAGGTGGTGGCCAAACATGAAACCAAAGCCTTGCTGAAGAACAAGTTGACAGAGTTCCTGAAGGACTGCACACAGAGGATCATCATCCTCAAGGTGGTCCACCGGAGGGTCATCAACAG GTTTCACTCCTTCTTGTTATTCCTGGGTCAGCCGTCCTCATCAGTCCGAGACATTAAAGTCACCAGTTTCTGTCGGATCATCAGCGAGTTCTCTCTGGAGTATCGAACCACCAGAGAACGCGTCCTCACCATGAAACGGAAACGAGCCGCTCACAGGGAGAGAACAAAGACCCGGGGAAAGATGATCACTGAG ACGGAGAAATTTTCGGGGGCGGTGCCTCAAGAAGATAGCCCCTCCCCTGTCTCCATGGCAGCAGAGGCAGAGCCAGGTCAGGAGGAGGAGCATGAGAACATGAAGAACCTTCTGATCAGCAGCAGCCTGAGTGCAGATCAGCGAGGACTCAGACGATCCAGAGCCGTCCGCA GTCTGGGTAGAGTGAGTCCATCCCAGATGTCTGTAGCCAAAGAGGATGGGACCAGCTCCCAGGATGATGCCACAGATGAGATCATGGACAGACTTGTTAAATCTGTTACCCAGAATCCCTCAGACAGACCGTCCAGTCCCAAAACTCGCAAACGGTCCCGAGTGAACAGGAAGTCAT TGAGGAGGACTCTGAAGAGCGGCCTCAGTCTGGATGTCGTTCAGGCTCTCGGACTCAACAACAAGACCGCAGACAAGGTCTGA
- the fhod1 gene encoding FH1/FH2 domain-containing protein 1 isoform X5 — translation MLAGLTAEQTHHSAALQTGLLPCECCRRLKKLYNSQGPELRRSLFSLKQLFQDDKDLVPEFVASEGLTCFIKVGAEADTNYQNYILRALSQIMLFVDGMHGVINHNETVQWLYTLSGSLSRLVVKTTLKLLIVFVEYSESNSPLLINAVNTVDEKRGVKPWSYLMEVLEERNGSDTELLMFAMTLINKTLAVLPDQDSFYDVTDSLEQLGMETIIFKHMNNRGTEPDLRAQFTIYETALRYEDGDMDDSSPHLRKERRKMGTGEQEGRKNRRSSSQNMPDLLPSPSVSSPVPTAILPPTTENTFLSPSVSPAISPAISPAISPAVSPVISPAISPAISPAISPAVSPAISSPSPTAGSDSRASSPLISEPGSPASSPSGSQRGSPLPPHSASNGTIATEQDVKSPTSPGRSFLSHHMSALGLGRKSRLFSKASSISEEQSATGSSSPSDLSHQERTSQSNQEQPVKTETTKTSLNSGEDDLFSCSDDRNVNPNKPVLRKFEDTFLHRLAAAQWEKKRRSKHLSQSRLSSSDDVITPSLKPTEGLGGEESSRQVSTSSSLDSNGHSDSQNDPASSVQRPSSTLSSDKKFLLDMLYSRNSASAPLSQTAAAAPDTTEEESSFQPGGDVGSRGRLLVVRLSSFNAQPVEPTGPSESSASRRAELEGLEGSAQAALARLAEERQNRNLRQQSSIDMESHARRLESTQMSPLGPGGPPDAWEQLQPSAAALRIKDLDFSDLLDEEDIDVLDMDTFDSTSAPSCYSGLPPPAPPPPGMAGVPPPPPPPPPPPGPAGPPPPPPAPPLPGGLVPPPPPPPPPGAPPPPSSPSSAASTQKKKKTVKLFWKELKQADGPQKCRFGRGTVWASLDKVAVDTSKLEHLFESKAKELPVAKKGPETKKSEILVLDPKRSNAINIGMTVLPAIHVIKTAILNFDEFAISKEGIEKILTMTPTDEEKQKIQEAQLANPDVPLGTAEQFLFSLASISALTPRLQLWAFKLNYEALEKEIAEPLFDLKLGMEQLASNQTFKRILATLLAIGNFLNSSNAKGFELGYLEKVVEVKDTVHRQTLLHHTCCQVVDNYPESSDIYSEIPAITRSAKVDFELLSENLVQLERRCKASWDNLKVVAKHETKALLKNKLTEFLKDCTQRIIILKVVHRRVINRFHSFLLFLGQPSSSVRDIKVTSFCRIISEFSLEYRTTRERVLTMKRKRAAHRERTKTRGKMITETEKFSGAVPQEDSPSPVSMAAEAEPGQEEEHENMKNLLISSSLSADQRGLRRSRAVRSLGRVSPSQMSVAKEDGTSSQDDATDEIMDRLVKSVTQNPSDRPSSPKTRKRSRVNRKSLRRTLKSGLSLDVVQALGLNNKTADKV, via the exons ATGCTAGCAGGCCTCACAGCTGAACAAACTCATCATTCAGCTGCTCTACAGACAGGTCTGCTACCCTGTGAATGCTGCAGACGACTGA AGAAGCTGTATAACTCTCAGGGTCCAGAGCTCCGAcgctctctcttctctcttaaACAGCTCTTCCAG GATGATAAAGACCTGGTTCCAGAGTTTGTGGCGTCTGAAGGTTTGACGTGTTTTATCAAAGTTGGAGCAGAGGCCGACACTAACTACCAGAACTACATCCTGAGAG ctcTCAGTCAGATCATGCTGTTTGTGGACGGTATGCATGGAGTGATAAACCACAATGAGACAGTGCAGTGGCTGTACACACTGTCGGGGAGTCTG TCTCGTCTGGTGGTGAAGACAACTCTGAAGCTGCTCATCGTCTTTGTGGAATATTCAGAGTCCAACAGTCCTCTGCTCATTAACGCTGTCAACACAGTGGACGAAAAGAGAG gTGTGAAGCCATGGAGTTACCTGATGGAAGTCTTAGAGGAGAGAAATGGCTCAGACACAGAGCTGCTCATGTTTGCAATGACGCTCATCAACAAG ACTTTAGCCGTGCTCCCGGACCAGGACTCGTTCTACGATGTGACAGACAGTCTGGAGCAGCTGGGGATGGAGACGATCATCTTCAAACACATGAACAACAGAGGAACAGAGCCCGACCTGAGGGCTCAGTTCACCATCTATGAG ACAGCTCTGAGGTACGAGGACGGTGACATGGACGACTCCTCTCCTCACCTCCGTAAAGAGAGAAGGAAGATGGGCACTGGCGAGCAGGAGGGGCGAAAGAATCGCCGCTCCTCCAGCCAAAACATGCCTGACCTCCTCCCCTCTCCATCAGTTTCCTCCCCTGTCCCAACAGCAATCCTCCCTCCCACCACAGAGAATACCTTCCTCTCCCCCTCTGTTTCCCCTGCCATTTCCCCTGCCATTTCCCCTGCCATCTCTCCTGCCGTCTCTCCTGTCATATCTCCTGCCATATCTCCTGCCATCTCTCCAGCTATCTCTCCCGCTGTTTCTCCTGCCATCTCTTCCCCCAGTCCCACGGCAGGGTCGGACAGTAGGGCCTCATCCCCACTGATATCCGAACCCGGCAGCCCTGCTTCCAGCCCGTCCGGATCACAGAGAGGTTCTCCTCTGCCTCCCCACTCAGCCTCCAATGGTACCATAGCAACAGAGCAAGATGTAAAGTCACCGACGAGCCC GGGTCGCTCTTTCCTCAGTCACCACATGTCCGCTCTGGGTCTCGGCAGGAAGTCCAGACTCTTCTCCAAAGCCAGCTCCATCTCTGAAGAGCAGTCAGCCACCGGCAG CTCGTCGCCCTCAGACCTCTCCCACCAAGAGAGGACATCTCAGTCGAACCAGGAGCAGCCGGTGAAGACGGAGACGACTAAAACCAGTTTAAA CTCTGGGGAGGATGACCTGTTCAGCTG ctctgatgaCCGTAATGTTAACCCAAACAAGCCTGTTCTGAGGAAGTTTGA AGACACCTTCCTGCACCGCCTAGCAGCTGCACAGTgggagaagaagagaagaagtaAACACCTGAGCCAGTCCAGACTGTCCTCATCTGATGATGTCATAACCCCGAGCCTGAAGCCTACAGAGGGGCTTGGTGGTGAGGAGTCGTCCCGGCAGG TGTCGACCTCCAGCAGTTTGGATTCAAACGGACACTCAGACTCCCAGAATGACCCAG CCTCCTCAGTGCAGCGGCCGAGCAGTACTTTGTCCAGTGACAAGAAGTTTCTGCTGGACATGCTGTACTCCAGAAACTCTGCCTCAGCTCCCCTGAGccagactgctgctgctgctcctgacACCACCGAGGAAGAAAGCAGCTTCCAGCCTG GTGGAGATGTAGGTAGTCGGGGTCGTCTGTTGGTCGTGCGTCTGTCCAGCTTTAATGCTCAACCAGTGGAGCCCACAGGTCCCAGCGAGAGCAGCGCCTCCCGCAGGGCAGAGCTGGAGGGGCTGGAAGGTTCTGCACAAGCAGCTCTGGCCCGGCtggctgaagagagacag aacCGAAACCTCCGGCAGCAGAGCAGCATTGACATGGAGAGCCATGCTCGCCGTCTGGAGTCCACCCAGATGAGTCCTCTGGGCCCTGGAGGCCCTCCTGATGCCTGGGAGCAGCTGCAGCCAAGCGCCGCCGCCCTGCGCATCAAAGACCTGGACTTCTCGGACCTGCTGGATGAGGAGGACATTGACGTGTTGGACATGGACACCTTTGACTCCACCTCTGCCCCTTCCTGTTATTCTGGCctccctcctcctgctcctcctccaccaGGCATGGCCGGAgttccaccaccaccacctccccctccccctcctccaggCCCGGCCGgacctccccctcctcctcctgctcctccacTTCCAGGAGGTCTagttcctcctccacctcctccccctccacctggtgctccccctcctccttcctccccctcctcgGCAGCTTCCacccagaagaagaagaagacggtGAAGTTGTTCTGGAAGGAGCTGAAGCAGGCTGATGGGCCTCAGAAGTGTCGCTTTGGTCGGGGGACCGTGTGGGCGTCTCTTGACAAGGTGGCAGTGGACACCTCCAAACTCGAACACCTGTTTGAGTCTAAAGCCAAGGAGCTGCCTGTTGCCAAG AAAGGACCTGAGACAAAGAAGTCTGAGATTCTTGTTTTGGACCCAAAGAGGAGTAATGCTATCAACATCGGGATGACTGTCCTGCCTGCTATCCACGTCATCAAAACCGCCATCCTCAACTTTGACGAGTTCGCCATCAGTAAGGAGGGCATCGAG AAGATCCTGACCATGACCCCCACAGATGAGGAGAAGCAGAAGATCCAGGAGGCTCAGCTGGCCAATCCTGATGTTCCTCTTGGCACGGCAGAGCAGTTTCTGTTCAGCTTGGCCTCCATTAGCGCCTTGACTCCCCGCCTGCAGCTCTGGGCCTTTAAACTGAACTATGAGGCACTGGAGAAG GAGATCGCAGAGCCACTGTTTGACTTGAAGCTAGGCATGGAGCAGCTCGCCTCCAATCAGACCTTCAAGAGGATCCTTGCCACACTCCTGGCCATCGGGAACTTCCTCAACAGCTCCAAC GCTAAAGGCTTTGAGCTGGGTTACCTGGAGAAGGTGGTGGAGGTGAAGGACACCGTGCACCGTCAGACCCTGCTGCATCACACCTGCTGCCAGGTGGTGGACAATTACCCAGAATCCTCTGATATCTACTCAGAGATCCCTGCCATCACCCGCTCCGCCAAA GTGGACTTTGAGCTGCTGTCTGAGAACCTGGTCCAGCTGGAGAGACGCTGCAAAGCATCATGGGACAACCTGAAGGTGGTGGCCAAACATGAAACCAAAGCCTTGCTGAAGAACAAGTTGACAGAGTTCCTGAAGGACTGCACACAGAGGATCATCATCCTCAAGGTGGTCCACCGGAGGGTCATCAACAG GTTTCACTCCTTCTTGTTATTCCTGGGTCAGCCGTCCTCATCAGTCCGAGACATTAAAGTCACCAGTTTCTGTCGGATCATCAGCGAGTTCTCTCTGGAGTATCGAACCACCAGAGAACGCGTCCTCACCATGAAACGGAAACGAGCCGCTCACAGGGAGAGAACAAAGACCCGGGGAAAGATGATCACTGAG ACGGAGAAATTTTCGGGGGCGGTGCCTCAAGAAGATAGCCCCTCCCCTGTCTCCATGGCAGCAGAGGCAGAGCCAGGTCAGGAGGAGGAGCATGAGAACATGAAGAACCTTCTGATCAGCAGCAGCCTGAGTGCAGATCAGCGAGGACTCAGACGATCCAGAGCCGTCCGCA GTCTGGGTAGAGTGAGTCCATCCCAGATGTCTGTAGCCAAAGAGGATGGGACCAGCTCCCAGGATGATGCCACAGATGAGATCATGGACAGACTTGTTAAATCTGTTACCCAGAATCCCTCAGACAGACCGTCCAGTCCCAAAACTCGCAAACGGTCCCGAGTGAACAGGAAGTCAT TGAGGAGGACTCTGAAGAGCGGCCTCAGTCTGGATGTCGTTCAGGCTCTCGGACTCAACAACAAGACCGCAGACAAGGTCTGA